One genomic segment of Coffea arabica cultivar ET-39 chromosome 6e, Coffea Arabica ET-39 HiFi, whole genome shotgun sequence includes these proteins:
- the LOC113697048 gene encoding 2-alkenal reductase (NADP(+)-dependent)-like produces the protein MEVTNRYVVMRNHIDGTPQESDFELKTEALSLSIEPGKKEVIVKILCLSIDPYQLNRMKQKSSTQETTSVARAVKPFEAIDAHGVGRVVASGNPAFKEDDLVAGLLTWGEYCTVKEGGLLNKVDNIGFPISHHVGVLAFSGLTAYAGFFEVCKPKKGEKVFVSAASGSVGNLVGQYAKLFGCYVVGCAGSQKKVDLLKEKLGFDEAFNYKEETDLKSALKRYFPDGIDIYFDNVGAEMLEAAVENMNTFGRVAVCGVISEYTDKGRRAAPNMVDVIYKRITMQGFLAGDHMKVYKDFISDTVEHIQAGKLQVLEDISHGLESIPSAFVGLFRGDNIGKKMVQVADD, from the exons ATGGAAGTAACAAACAGGTACGTAGTGATGAGAAATCATATTGATGGAACGCCACAAGAATCTGATTTTGAGCTCAAGACCGAGGCCCTTTCGTTATCTATTGAGCCTGGTAAAAAGGAGGTCATTGTGAAAATTCTTTGCTTATCCATTGATCCATACCAATTGAACCGCATGAAGCAAAAAAGTTCCACGCAGGAAACCACAAGCGTTGCACGTGCTGTTAAGCCTTTTGAG GCCATTGATGCTCATGGTGTTGGGAGAGTTGTTGCTTCGGGGAATCCCGCGTTTAAAGAGGATGACTTAGTTGCCGGACTCCTGACTTGGGGAGAATACTGCACAGTAAAAGAAGGTGGCTTGCTAAACAAGGTTGATAACATAGGATTTCCCATTTCTCACCATGTAGGTGTTCTGG CATTCAGTGGGCTTACAGCTTATGCTGGATTTTTTGAGGTTTGTAAGCCAAAGAAAGGGGAGAAAGTGTTTGTCTCTGCGGCTTCGGGATCTGTTGGAAATTTAGTAGGACAATATGCAAAGCTGTTTGGGTGCTATGTTGTAGGATGTGCTGGTAGCCAAAAAAAG GTGGACTTGCTAAAGGAGAAGCTTGGTTTTGATGAAGCATTCAACTACAAAGAAGAAACTGATCTGAAATCAGCTCTCAAAAG GTACTTCCCAGATGGGATCGACATATACTTTGATAATGTGGGAGCAGAAATGCTGGAAGCTGCGGTTGAGAACATGAATACATTCGGTAGAGTTGCTGTTTGTGGCGTTATATCTGAATATACGGACAAAGGAAGACGTGCTGCTCCAAACATGGTGGATGTTATTTACAAGAGGATAACAATGCAAGGATTTTTAGCTGGTGATCATATGAAAGTCTACAAGGATTTCATTTCAGACACAGTTGAGCACATTCAGGCAGGAAAGTTGCAGGTGCTTGAAGACATTTCACATGGTTTGGAAAGCATACCATCTGCTTTTGTAGGTCTTTTCCGAGGCGATAATATAGGGAAAAAGATGGTTCAAGTAGCAGATGATTGA
- the LOC113697049 gene encoding 2-alkenal reductase (NADP(+)-dependent)-like — protein sequence MEVTNTYVVTRHHIDGTPQESDFELKTEALSLSIEPGKKEVIVKILCLSIDPYQLNRMKQKSSTQETTSVARAVKPFEAIDAHGVGRVVASGNPAFKEDDLVAGLLTWGEYCTVKEGGLLNKVDNIGFPISHHVGVLAFSGLTAYAGFFEVCKPKKGEKVFVSAASGSVGNLVGQYAKLFGCYVVGCAGSQKKVDLLKEKPGFDEAFNYKEETDLKSALKRYFPDGIDIYFDNVGAEMLEAAVENMNTFGRVAVCGVISEYTDKGRRAAPNMVDVIYKRITMQGFLAGDHMKVYKDFISDTVEHIQAGKLQVLEDISHGLESIPSAFVGLFRGDNIGKKMVQVADD from the exons ATGGAAGTAACAAACACGTACGTAGTGACAAGACATCATATTGATGGAACACCACAAGAATCTGATTTTGAGCTCAAGACCGAGGCCCTTTCGTTATCTATTGAGCCTGGTAAAAAGGAGGTCATTGTGAAAATTCTTTGCTTATCCATTGATCCATACCAATTGAACCGCATGAAGCAAAAAAGTTCCACGCAGGAAACCACAAGCGTTGCACGTGCTGTTAAGCCTTTTGAG GCCATTGATGCTCATGGTGTTGGGAGAGTTGTTGCTTCGGGGAATCCCGCGTTTAAAGAGGATGACTTAGTTGCCGGACTCCTGACTTGGGGAGAATACTGCACAGTAAAAGAAGGTGGCTTGCTAAACAAGGTTGATAACATAGGATTTCCCATTTCTCACCATGTAGGTGTTCTGG CATTCAGTGGGCTTACAGCTTATGCTGGATTTTTTGAGGTTTGTAAGCCAAAGAAAGGGGAGAAAGTGTTTGTCTCTGCGGCTTCGGGATCTGTTGGAAATTTAGTAGGACAATATGCAAAGCTGTTTGGGTGCTATGTTGTAGGATGTGCTGGTAGCCAAAAAAAG GTGGACTTGCTAAAGGAGAAGCCTGGTTTTGATGAAGCATTCAACTACAAAGAAGAAACTGATCTGAAATCAGCTCTCAAAAG GTACTTCCCAGATGGGATCGACATATACTTTGATAATGTGGGAGCAGAAATGCTGGAAGCTGCGGTTGAGAACATGAATACATTCGGTAGAGTTGCTGTTTGTGGCGTTATATCTGAATATACGGACAAAGGAAGACGTGCTGCTCCAAACATGGTGGATGTTATTTACAAGAGGATAACAATGCAAGGATTTTTAGCTGGTGATCATATGAAAGTCTACAAGGATTTCATTTCAGACACAGTTGAGCACATTCAGGCAGGAAAGTTGCAGGTGCTTGAAGACATTTCACATGGTTTGGAAAGCATACCATCTGCTTTTGTAGGTCTTTTCCGAGGCGATAATATAGGGAAAAAGATGGTTCAAGTAGCAGATGATTGA
- the LOC113694893 gene encoding small ribosomal subunit protein uS19m — MLRLLKEVVVGSGRGLGQLPYNIGQPHSSARGPLVPFGGTTKFGGLFQVASFSSGRSIWKGSFVDAFLMKKKMRKDVSNTKIWSRRSTIWPELVDSTVRIYNGKTFVRCKITEAKVGHKFGEFAVTRKRRPSRPNSGPVGKKGKKGKK; from the exons ATGCTGAGATTGTTGAAAGAAGTGGTAGTCGGATCTGGTAGAGGTCTTGGACAGTTGCCCTACAATATTGGCCAGCCTCATTCCTCTGCTAGGGGTCCTCTGGTTCCCTTTGGCGGCACTACCAAG TTTGGTGGATTATTTCAAGTTGCTAGCTTCTCTTCAGGACGATCTATATGGAAGGGCAGCTTTGTTGATGCCTTCCTGATGAAAAAGAAGATGAGAAAAGACGTTTCTAACACGAAAATTTGGTCAAGGAGATCTACTATTTGGCCAGAACTTGTTGATTCCACTGTGCGAATTTACAATGGAAAAACTTTTGTCCGTTGTAAAATTACTGAGGCAAAGGTTGGTCATAAATTTGGAGAGTTTGCTGTTACACGGAAACGAAGACCTTCAAGACCGAACAGTGGACCAGTagggaaaaaggggaaaaaggggaaaaagtaa